aaaaacagcatggtactggcacaaaaacagacgtgaagaccagtggaacagaatagaggaccgagatatgaatccacatagctgtGCCCGcctgatatttgacaaaggtgccaaaaacatatgatggagaaaagacagcctcttcaacaaatgttgggaaaactggatagctgcatgcagaaaactgaaactaaatccatgtctttcaccctgtacaaatatcgggttaaagtggatcaaagaccttaatatagacctgaaactttgaagctactgcacgaaagaacagggaatacaccgGAACTAATaaacataggcaataacttcccgAATAGAACTCAATagctcaaaaactaaaagaaaagattgacaatAGGACCACATGAAAccaaaaggcttctgcacaataaaaaaaatggtcaccagattgaagatgCAGCCCACGgagtaggagaaaatctttgccagcaatacatctgacaagggattaataatcagaatatacagggagctcaaaaaactaaactctatccaaaaaatcaattacccaatgaagaagtgggcaaatgaactgaacagaactgtTTCAAAGAAAGATGTCcaaaatggctgaaaaacacatgaagaaatgcttgacatccctggcaataaaggaaatacaaatcaaaattctACCTCAGTCCTGTTAGAGTGACTAtcataaagaacacaaacaacaacaaatgttggtgaggatgcggtggggaaaaaggaaccctcaaacactattgttgagaatgtaaattagcacaaccaccatggaaactcaagaaactaaaaatagaactgtcatattatccagcaatacaactcctggggatataccagaaggaatgtaagtcaggttacaataaacaCTTGCAttgtcatgtttattgcagcactattcacaatagctaagctatggaaatagccaagatgccccactactgatgaatggattcagaaaatgtggtatttacatgcaatgtagttttattcagccatgaaatgaatgaaattttgtcattttcaggtaaatagatagaactggaaaatatcatcttaagtgaagttagccaggttcagaaggccaaaggctgcatgttttctctcatatgtggcatGTAAGCccaatacaagcaatattatatatacgtagaaatatatatggaatgtgtatccaaaagtgggactggtagaggagaccaagggagaggaaaagaagaaaggaagacagcaAATAATAATGACATGTATCACATCTATGTATAAACGAGGCACAAGGAAACATGGTGAAAACTGTTAAATgtgggaaaagggtgaggaaggaCAGTGGAGGGGGGTTACACTGACTTAAGCCCCCTGCACCTTCACGTAGTATACCAAGGtaaaaatcccactgaccaacTGACAGACACCTAAAACAatggacaagaatgaaaaataggtcacaccaAGGGGAAGACACTAACAGGGCAGAGTAGagggtaaaataaataaagaaggcgaatatggttgatgtactttccatttaagaataaatataggaatttttaaacctgttgaaatcatcataagggAACTAAggtcaaaaggagaaaaatggaagggatgaaccaattcaggacacagtacatatatacatggaaacattgtatatattatacatatggaactttctgtatagatatcttaaataaacaaaactgtctttttttcaaaaatggagaacagaaggtAAAAACAGTTCCTATCTGGCGGTACCATTGGGagagggaagatataaggaaagagtttaGGAgtgtgaatgtggtggaaatattacgtattcgcatatgaaaatggaaaaatgagacctgctgaaatgattctaagaatggggggaagagggaaaaaggagaatgaaggtGCGAGTGAATTAAACTAAGGTATAagcacctttgtaaatgccacaatgtaccccagtacaacaataatatgataataaatttttttaataaataaactgGGACTGTGAATAAACTATTCCAACTCCTCTACTCCCTCTAGTTACTGGATCTGcttttccttccccctttccaaGCTCTGACCTTCCACATCACACATGGCAAGTGTGGTCTCAAACTCTCAGAGAGCAAGATCTATGTGAAATACAAAAGCCCCTCACAGCCTTAGGCATGAAAATCACTAATAATATCAATCTCAACACCTTTTCAGTGAAAGAACTTGAATAAAAGATGCATAAGAGAAAGTCAAGGCTCTGTAACTACACTTCCAAGAGATCTTGGGGATGATTCTACCAAGAccagagaggcagggaggaagtGGTGAGAGCACTTCCTTTGAGACCTCGGTGAGGAGAAAAGAGCATTCAGTCTATTTCCTGGTTGCAGGCCCTAGGAACCTGTCAAATGGAGCTCCCTGACTGACTTGCAGTGAGTATGCTTTGAAATTAGCATTTTATCCCATCTCTAAAGGGAGTCCAGGAGACTACATTCTACCCCAGCCCTGAATTTTAAATCTAAGATTGCTCAGAAAGTTTGAGTGACACTTATTTGGACCCTACTGCTGTAAATACTTTCCCACATACTGGTGAGTCTAACAGAAGCTTAATTCAAACTGGAGGACGGTCCTAGCCACATCACATTCTGTGCCTGAGAACTTGAACAAGTCATTTAGCCTCCGTAAAATCTGTTTCTAGTCAGTTTCATGAGAGCTAATAATGGTGTCTACATAAAAGGCTTGTTGTGAGGATTGAATGTGGAACTAACAAACAACTGTGCTTAGGAGAAATCCTCAACTGTATTTTCCTGATGGATACTTTTAACAATATGTCCACTGCAATGTGCAGAAATTTCTGGGGAAGTTTTTTATCATGTTGGAAGGAAGCTTAGTAAGGACAGTCACCAGGAGCCTTCAATGACAAAAATACACCTGTTTCATGGTTACTCAACTAGGGTAATACCCATGAATACAGAGTGCAGAATTGCATAGGAACAAAAATCTGACCTAGGCAAACAGCCCCAGGAGTAAGGGCCCCTGGACTCTCTGCTTTGGATTCTGCTCTGGGCTCTGGGCAGTCTGCCCACAACAGTACACTGCTTGGCTGTTTGTACACTGTTGGAcactcttctttgttttccagaGGCCCCTCCTTTTACTGCCCCAGGCTCAAAACAGCTGACTACACCcccatctctcaaaagaaatataaaactagCTACTTACTTCTTAGAGATTCGCTTGGCCTTCACCATCTTCACCTGTAGCTGCTGTTTTCCTTTAGAGTTGCTTTCCTGGCTATTGTGAGTACTCGGTATGCCTGTATGACTGTGGAGACCTTCACTGAAAGGCCTGGCTGGTGTGGGTCCCCTGTCCCCTGAGTACTGTACAGGAATTATCTTATGGTATGGTCAGTCCAGCAAGTGTTTTCCTCCCCTATAGTCAAAGGGCTGACTTGGTAGGGGTGGGGATGTCAATGTAGTGGAATGCTACTCATTGCATGaggcagaaatgaaagaaagaggagaaaaaagacaggCAAAGAAACACACCACACTTGCAGAAATAAAAGTGACTCCTTGGCTCCCCTTTTAACTCTTCTGTTATTTCAATATTGGTAGAAATCCTTGAAGTAATGTAGAAGATTCTACCACAGTCCCTCACTTATGTGTTCTGTTTCTAGCCTGAAGGTTTGACAGAAGCTTATCATAGGTGGTCTCCCTCTGGATCCattggcttttgtttcttttatatcaAGCACTTGCTCAAAACTCCCCTGGGGGAAGGAACAAGGTTTCTGTccatctgtctttctttctgttttagtgTGTGTATGGGGACAGTTCTGGGGTTTTGAAATTAGATATTTGCtattgctaagcagatgctctgccacttaagccctagcccttttggctttagttattttttagacaggttcTTATGCTTTATTTCTGGTGCTGACCTTGGATCTATGCTTTCTGCATAGATGTGATTACAGGTGGGGCCATTAAACCttccttgttctttgagataggttctccttaacttttttgtcctgggttggtcttgaacagcagtccttccaatctctacctcccaagtagctgagattatagtagTAAGCAGCTGTGCCcagctttcttatttctttttgtttgtttgtttgttttggttttttgagatagtgtcttctTGTGtaggccttattttttttttgtcttgtttctggGAGTAATTTATAcaagctttctctcactctttcctGTTTCCTCCCTTTGGAGCATTAAATGTCTTGGGAGCTGGTCACAAGTGATTTGCTAATTGTTCACATAAGACCTTCAAAATTTGAATGTCTCTAAGTTTATCTTTTAATGAGTCAATGTTGATAATACAGGATCAGATTTTCCCAGTTCTGGTCTGTCCCAATCTTCAGATTTAATTTTGGACTTCTTATTTCTACTTTAGCATAAGACAGAGTGACTTGTTAGGCAGCCATGATGCCCATCCATTTCTATTCTTTGTTCTGTGTCAAAAGGAGCCAATACTCACAGCAATCCTCCATggtctctttgtttttattttcatttatttcttcattggtctTTCAAGAGGAACTAGTTCATCAGAAAACTTCAGAGTTGTTGAAATTCTCATGACTTTGTGTTTTAGATTGTCTCTGTGTGCATGTCACCTTTTTGATACCATGAAACACTAACCAATAATGTTTGAGGATAGCAGGTACCTTTAATACATTGCAGACATAGTTCCATATACTTTACCTTTCTAAAAGATAGATTTGTGGAATATTCTGTTGCCAGGCTGGTATTTTCTTCCTTATgaagaattttcattttctgccAGATGCTTGAGTAGTTCTATTTAATTTTGGATTTCAATAATTTAACAAGAGTATTTTCCAATATAATGCATGAAAATTATACATTCCCAGAATAATGTCTTTCTTGTTTTTCAGATttgatttctgcttcatttttggaaaattcttatatatatatatttatattcatatatatatatttatattcatatatatatatatgaatggtACATATATATAACGCATATTTTTCCATATGCTTTCTGTTATGATTTTGAATTCTTATTTTAAGAAGCAACAAGTGGATTGACTTTGAATGCTTCCTATGCCTACTAGCTTTCATCTGACTTTTGAAATGACTTTATCTTACATTAGCCTTCACTGAATATCAAGCTTTTCTTCAATATAACTACTGTGATTTTTATGCTGTGTCTGTACAATACTGTTTATCATTACTTATGCTTTAACTCTGTTTATATCATCCATTTATTTCAAAgttgaaatctttcttttcacaaacatttttccTCATCTAATGTTTTTTTACCACATTGTTGAGTCCATTTCACCTGCTCTACACTGACTAGTTCCTGAAAAGAATTTCTTTCTactaagttttttttcttcttccattaatTAACTCTCTGTTTGGTGTGTatgttatattcatttttttaatctcaagcTCACAGTGTATTCTCATTTGATTCCTCATTATTCATTTATGTGTGGCATTAACTTTaccatttatttctattttgtctggTCTATTTGTCTGGTGAAATGACAACCTGGGATTGACCCTAGACTTCTTAATCTTTTCAGGAGAGGTGAACAGTGGTGGATATGACAGGAGGGTCTTTGATgccatgtgttttgtttttaaccagTGCCTCTTTCTTTCCAGTAACACCCACACTGAACATATTGCTTTTTTTCTGGCCGCGTGTCTCTGAATATACTTATTATCCCCTACATGAAGACCAGGTGTTACCACTACATACTGGTCTTTCATGTGTTTGCAATATCTTGGTAGTAATCCAGGACATGGAACAAGAGTCACCTCTCCAGCTCTTTCCATGGCAACTAATCTTCCGATTGTTGGCTTCTGGATCCCCTCCTGGTGGCTTCCAGACCCTCCAGATTTAGAGCACACTGGTTTGTACCATCTCCTGTGATTTATACTTTTTCAACATTTTCCCATGCATCTTTTTACTATGTAGTCTACTCCCTTCCTATATTGATGATGTTTAGGGATTCTTCATAATTTATGGTCCGCAAAACTACCCTGTTGTTTTCAAGAAAAGTTATATCTTTTTAAACTATCATTTCTGTGATGAGAATAAATGCGTTAAACTTACAAAATTAAGGAGAAATGTAGATAGCACAAGAAACATATCTACACAGCTTACTCTCTACAGTTCGTAAAGTCCTGGTGAGGCTGTCTTTAATTGTCTTATTAGAAACTGAAACTCTCTCTATGCACTTGCCATCCCCATTCTTTGAGTTTTCTCAGGACACCGACCACAATCTCAcagattacattttttttttcagttcctcaGTTCAGTAGCTATAATTCTAACTATGGTTGAAATGTAATATTTTGCAGGGAGGAATATGCTATTTTTGTGTTTGCTGAGATTAGACTCAAGCCATAATATATAATAAGCACATGACTTATCAATAAGTTACAACCTCAGCCCAGTAAGCTTTCTGTTTAAGAACCACTCAATgagtaaataatgtataaatcTTTGAGTGAACTTTTTTAAGGTTGAGCTAAAGGGAAAATTATATGGGCCATGGACCACAATTTCCATATACTCTATTGCATAATTCTCCTGTCTCTGTAAACAACTCTTTAGAAGAATATTTTAATGAGTATCAATTGAATCTAATTTTTATCCATCACCAAAACACCAACATCTAAGTTTCTTATCATTTTACTCATCATTTATCATAGATTATCATTTTCAgataattgaaaaatgaaaaattttcagaGATCACCAAGATTATTTTACATAATCAATTTATATAAGAggagaaaatttttattatggCTGTCTGTAAGCATTGtttgtatttacatatttaaaatgcattttaactataattagTGAATCAAGGAAATCTAAATGCAAATGTAATaatattggctttttttttttttttttttttaccttaggGGACCATGGACATTGAAGCATATTTTGAAAGAATTGGTTATAAGAACTCTGGGTACAAATTAGACCTGGAGACATTAACTGACATTTTTCAGCATCAGATCCGAGCCATTCCCTTTGAGAACCTGAACATCCATTGTGGGCAATCTATGGACATGGACTTAGAGGACATATTTGATCAAGTCGTGAGGAGGAGGCGGGGTGGATGGTGTCTCCAGATTAATCAACTTCTCTATTGGGCCTTGACCACAATGGGTTTTGAGACCACAATGTTGGGAGGATATATTTATGTCCCACTCCTTGACAAATATTCCAGTCCCATGATGCACCTTCTACTGCAGGTGACCATGAATGGCAAAATATATATTGTAGATGGTGGGTTTATATGCTCCTATCAGATGTGGGAGCCTCTAGAATTAATTTCTGGGAAGGATCAGCCTCAGGTGCCTGGCATTTTCCGATTGACAGAAGAGACGGGAACCTGGTACCTGGACCAAATCAGAAGAGAGCAATACATTCCAAATAAGGAATTTGTGAATTCTGCCCTCCTTGAGAAGAATCAGTACCGAAAAATCTACTCCTTTACTCTTGAACCTCGGAAAATTGAAGATTTTGAGTATATGAATACACATTTTCAGATATTCCCATCTGTGCTACGGGACATATCGTTTTGTTCCTTGCAGACCCTGGAAGGAGTTTACTGTTTGGTGGGCTTCACCCTCACCTCTAGGAGATTCAGTTATAAGGATAATGTAGATTTGGTAGAGTTTAAGGCTCTAAAggaggaagaaatagaagaagtACTAAAAACTATATTTggtatttctttggagaaaaaactTGTGCCCAAGCATGGTAAACATTGTTTTACTATTTAGAAATATCATTTTTCATATGTCTAAGTACTTAATCTTTTACTATGATAAAATTCAAATGTGTGCTACAGTAGATAACCAAGTAATAGACCCTTGCATAATCATCGCCCAGGTCACCAGTGGTCAACTGGTGACCTATCACATCCATATTCCCCTAcattattttgaagtaaatccTAGACATCAAATCATTTCACCTGTAAAACTGTCAgcttatataatttaatttaaaagactAGAACAACAGTGTAATTTAATCATGCTCAAATCACAATCATAATAAAAAATCTAATTTAATGATGCTGTGTTTGTCATAGTCATTTATGATAGAAAGCCCTCCATATTGGATTATTGTTGAATTCACAGTTTTTACTAGGCAGTTGGGTGAACAGTATAGTGCAGAAACTACTTCCACGAAATTCACCTAGCCTACTCAGTTCCATGTTCACAAAATATCACTTGTACTTAGGGTGGAATGCGACAAAGCAGAATGAGAAACAATATTAATTACAAGCGCACTAAGCATTCCCAACATGAGATTTACACCATTACATAGGAATGTGTGATAAAGTGCCAAGAGAGTGACATGGCCAACAGTCTCTGCCAGGGTTGGCTTCATAGTCAAAGTTCTCCATGTATTATGTTTCTAAATTTGGTACTATTGATATTTAGAATTGTCTACTCCTGCAATTAAATAATTTATGGTAAAAGAATTATAATAAATTAAGGAATACATGTtatatgaaaaatacattttctaaaaagtatATGAACACACTTTTGGATAGCATAATGtaaatgaaaattcttatttggaCAAGTTAGTATTTTATGAGGCTATGTAACCATGGATTTTCTACAATGGAGTCTTCCTCTCATCCTGCTCTTATCTGCTAGTCATATTcttttagttcctttgtatttttGACAAATAAAACAGACATGAGGTTTTTTGTGTATACCTCAGTTCATATCCTGTAGATATAGAAAACTGTTTGATAAACCTGTGGCTAAGATTCCCAGAGGTAAGTGAGATAAGAGTTATTTAATTCAGTGTCAGACCTAAAATAACCTCCCAGTAAACATTAGTGTCAGTAATTCCAGGAAGTAGGTGAAAATATAGTAGACATTCTCCTTATAGTCTGCATAAAATTCCTCTAACTTGGAATCTTGGTCCCACTATCATCTGATGCTACATACTCAAGATCGCATCATTCATGTTCAGAATCTGAGTCTTTATTTCTCTAGAACTTAGATTTTTGGTTTGTGGATTCCAGTATCAGGGCTAAAGTTTGAAATGCAGACTTGCTTTTGGAGTATTCTTACACTTCCTTTTATGGTCCTCAAACTAAGTTAAAGAGAAAAGCAGGGAATAGAATGGATGAATATTAGTTCAGAGGTTAGGTTTCCACCTATAGATTTTATTTCCTGTGTTAACAGTAGGGAAATACTGGTGATGGTGAATATCCTAGCAAGAATGGACAAGATATTTTACATAagtggaaaagaaggaggaaaggtatGTTTTGGTATGATATTTTGTCACTTTCCTTACCTTCTTACTTACCTCTTATGCTCTTTTGGACAATATCAGGTTATTTCTAATACCCTTGAACAGAAAAGATTTTTTGACATTCTGACCAAGATCACTGAACCAATTCAAAATAGGTCTATGGAGAACAATGCAGTTTTGTAACAAATGCAATTGTTTTTACTTGAATATATATACTTCATAGAGAGACAAAATACATTGAAAGAGACTCAGGGATATAAAATATAGCTGTCAGGTTGAAAAGTTGAATATTGAGTATATAGTGCTAACCGTACTTAATCGATGAAatctaaatgaataaaggaaaaagaaatcactaaTCTGCCTGCAAAGAGTCAAAGGTGCCTCTTTGTTTTTATCCAAAGTACTGTCTCTCCTTAAGAACCCCCAGGAGAGTTGGATGTGCCATGTCCTGTCAGGACATCAAGACTTAATTATGGACAAGGCAGAGCCCCTTATCTCTCTGGAAAGTTTGGGATAATGAATGTGTATTTCAGTTCCTTCTGTCTACATGGAAAACACACTCAATTCACACTACCCAGGGAAAGAATCTGTTATGATCCTTATACTCACATTCAGGATGTACTCTCTGATCATAAGAAGAAGCCGCTGGAAGTGGGCTCATCGTCAATTTTTATCTTTGCCCCCATCCACTTCCAGAACTGGGTGGGCACTGTAGAAGATGTGGCACTTATTGAGTGCTGACTGTGTACCTCACACTCTGATTAAAGGGAATAGaggaaaatgcattttttaaatcaatatactACTAATATGTTGTGTTCATACAATGGTCAATGTGTCAATCAAAAGGAAATGGGGTATCCTAGGTACACCATGGATGAGCTGCAAGTCATTGTGctaactgaaagaaaatatatatgaaaaatcacATAACATATGGGTATATGAAATACCTAGAAAAATTGAATCTACAGAGAACTAAAGTAGATTAGAGGTTGCAAGTGCTTAGAGATATGAAAGGGAAGTTTTAATTGAGGATatggaaatgttctagaattgGGTTGTGATGACAGTTCCAGAATTTTGTAGTTAATTTACTGAAAATTATTAACTATACATTTCAAAAATGACAGATATATGtttaaaagttatatataaaTGGCTAGTTCTACCAGccaatactgatttttaaaaatataatccacACAAAGTTGACAAACAACTAATCAGTTTAACCTATCTGTTAGTCCATCACTCCAGTGCACCTATTTTAAGACTTTTTCATAAGCAATAAGAAGAGGAACATGTTTAACCAACAAAGGGAAAACTCATGGAATATTTGAACCCAGTTAAGGAGAAAGGGTCAAAACCTGATTCCTGGCTGttgcctgcctcagcttcttggcCGTAAAATCTCCTACTTCTTGCCTCAAAAAGGAACATTCTTCTTTTATGTCAGTTCTTTGTCTGAACAATTATTACAATCAGTATTTGCTGGTTTTCAGTTTTTGACATTTGTCCTtcctataaaataaagaaatgctgGAGTTAGAGGTCTGAGATTCATTTGATTCATTACACTGTGATCAAATGCCTGTCTAAAACTCACATGCCAAGATGTAGGATATATGGAACTGCTGGCATCCCTAAAGCAAACACTTACTTGGCTTTTCCCACAGTCTCACCATCTCCCCAAAGCTGACATTCAGGATTCCCATGAGGTAGTTCTCAGAAATATCCTCATAGCACCTTGTAGTTTCACAAACATGAGGCAAAGCTATCTTCCAGGGTGACAGACTTGTGCTATGCTGATCCCTCAGAGGAAAACATTGGAATGACAGTGTGAAGGTGGGAACTCTGACCCTCTCTTAGGTGAGGAGCAAAGACCAAAAGCTGATGGCTTGTTCTTGTGAATAACTTAATTTCAACATTAGCTTCAGGGTCCTGGTGACAGTGGGAAGTCTCAGATGAGGAACAAGCTGTGCCCTCTGCCTTCAAGGAATTATGTGATAATCCAGAAGTAGTGgctattttaaataatactttcTTATTATATTTCCTAATTGGATCTATCAGTTGTATAGGGCAAAAATCCACATACTGGatggctaaaacaaaacaaatttattacATACAGTTCTAGAGGTTAGAAGTCCAAGACCCAAGTGTCAGTAGGTTCAATTTCTCCTGATGCCACTCTCTCCTTGGTTAGAGTGACCTCCTTCTCACTGTGCTCTCACATTGTTGCCATGTGTTGTCTGTGTCCAAATCTCCTTCTCTTATAGATATCACCTTATTTTAccttaattatctctttaaagagcctatctccaaatacagacACATTCTGAGTTAATATGTAAGGATATCAACATATAGATTTGAGGGGAAGGCACAATATAGTCCATAACATTCTACTCCCTGATCCCCAAAATACATCTCCTTCTTGATGCAAAATGTTTTCTCAACCTATTGCAGGATCAAAGTGAAGTCCAAAACCTCATCTAAATCAGGTATGGGTTACATTGGAAGTGTGATTCATCCTGATGCAAAATTATCCATCAATAATCTGAGAAAACCATACAAGTTGTCTGTTTCCTACATACAACATGGAATGGGCATAGAATAAGCAATTCCCATCCCCAAAGAGAgaaatcagaaagaagaaaagtatccCAAGTCAGTCCAAAGCCAAGGCAAATTCCAGTAACCTTTAAGCCTGAACAATAATCCTCTTTGACTCCAGGTTCACTTTGGTGGCATCCTGAGACTCTGGACCACCAAGAGGAATATCCTTACCCTTCAGACTGGACACAGTGACCTGACCCACTTAGGATGGTGATTCTGAGACCAAGGAAGTGAACAGCCACATTTCAAAATGAAGGTTATGGTGGCTTTCAGTTCTGGGGTTTTCTGTTACCAAAAACTTGAAAAGCACCCACAGAACAGTGGTATGAGTCCTACCAAGGATTTACTTGGGGCCCCAAGTTTTCTCAGGACTATTTTTAAGCAACACTAACAATTAAACTGACTTAAAGGATCTCTCTTCTTtagcaaagaaagggaaaaaaaactagaaacagtCTTAGGTAAATGATGGTGCTGAAAATGCCAGCCTACTTCATAGATAATCCCTCTATACTGTCTCGACTTCTGTCCTCAGGAGTCCTTGGCTTTTCCAGCAGTCTTGGTGACCTATCGACTAGAAAACTTGAGTTTGCTAGATGTGGACCTTAACATTGAACCCAGGAGAACTTTCAGACTCCTATGGTAAAGACTTGTTTTCCAAAACAGAATtagtcattgaaaaaaaaaaaaaaaagaattagtcaTTGATAATGTTATTTCTAGATCCATACTAAGACCCGTGGGAAAGCTTTGCTTGTCAAATTGTATCAACTTGTGATTGCTTActgtaatttgaaaatatttgccatataGAATATTTGCTTTTTCAAGAGCTTTTTTATGACactccttttttttctgtatttgaaaTAACAGAATTCTTCTGTGCTTGCTTGCACATTGAGAATATATGACAGCCACAAATGAAATCAGAACATACtggtttcttataaaaatttttctGCAATGTATAGAGTTAAGATCAATTCAATTAACACAAATTTTCCTCAAAGCTCTTGCTTTTTCTATCCAGACATTTGTTTTCTCCCTCTCAGGGGAGAATATCTCTCTCTTTATCAGAGTTAAGAT
The sequence above is drawn from the Castor canadensis chromosome 14, mCasCan1.hap1v2, whole genome shotgun sequence genome and encodes:
- the LOC109680577 gene encoding arylamine N-acetyltransferase 2-like, producing the protein MDIEAYFERIGYKNSGYKLDLETLTDIFQHQIRAIPFENLNIHCGQSMDMDLEDIFDQVVRRRRGGWCLQINQLLYWALTTMGFETTMLGGYIYVPLLDKYSSPMMHLLLQVTMNGKIYIVDGGFICSYQMWEPLELISGKDQPQVPGIFRLTEETGTWYLDQIRREQYIPNKEFVNSALLEKNQYRKIYSFTLEPRKIEDFEYMNTHFQIFPSVLRDISFCSLQTLEGVYCLVGFTLTSRRFSYKDNVDLVEFKALKEEEIEEVLKTIFGISLEKKLVPKHGKHCFTI